One window of the Ignavibacteriales bacterium genome contains the following:
- a CDS encoding T9SS type A sorting domain-containing protein — translation MKKLFLFTLLLMYSVLLVAQDKPSPVSPFDNGNMFARTTTQSNGNMISDGAESILDAFTTGGNRLVAMQNPNGGWGWPLTGTSALNTIGPITMGLAQAYQQTGLSTHRTALLNAGALLLTKTNNFSPSDGYLAATLDKVLGVTTYTTHVKTNFYDQLAAGTYDKNGLGTLYNTSDYINLVRTNRAGTQANMAAWDVGMGLVGAAMCGASTSEWIDGVKAEINELDGNAWYDVIGLAGAVYGLAYVNEDFDPTAGWHIAASNINDLAATLATYQIVGGGFTWNQAYVIPGDLNESIQETAYSILALNEVNRTLYLTNIEGAADYMMSVQLGTGGWSNDQFTISENNEVTGEALWGISVAYPAPVYNLTKDVYYPTIQGAINDATAGNTISVAAGTYAENLILNKSITILGPNELNSPNTDTRVLEAILKPQIGGHAILANANDMNIVIKGITIDMVDAAIIDNRFVELINRTNTSWLFENNIFTNAYECNNGNWYITGNTNPFSLTLTDNLFDNSAVSNGISLWSTNIQTINIQNNVWLDNGGWAMNFNNVVGTIANNTIKNTTISGPNWYDDQAGIILASAGNNVTLNSNTFDLLSASAINIYPNYGGTLTGTSNVFKNIQGSAIKVRKEGEITGDISNVSFNNNSLLNNTLSIENLAPGMFNAENNWWGTAVESEIQAMISGPVDYDPWIGKAETINISQATPVVYDFPLAGVKMVFNTLPSGGGNVTVSRYNEAPTPFPSGYTNVGLWLDITSTMANYSFNVDVSVDVFGIPGFDASTTVMYYNSTTSSWLAVSGGTYLASDPLFGGHPSFSFTTNHFTPFTFINTPSTAYNVYLSSSPTAAAGIIYPNDAWGFTNALYEPNDWDFTSPIELYIVPEIGSVFAASDITIQWDNTLFSYAGVDKTGGIYNGANFQFLYDQLGTTDQVTINASSLLTNNFTITSGNYIAKLNLNILKPGFGAISFTALDFRAYNGAGGQLGVYVTGNNAQVKSYLGDVSSIGGPSTGDGVLDIIDLNLWAGSYWSGPGNMANYKVKYDVGPTNTNTVYGMPITDGRIQFEDLVIFSMSYGLSQNHVYPKLNAQPTEPVELKLGDPIFAGNQTRVPLLVSGGVQNVRAMNLTFAGNFGKLVSVEKGELLTSISNPVMVMNNVEGNQVYVDLAVFGANEFGISTSGEVLTLVFEGNTDININSANVRNILNGAMKVSFSGSVETIPTEFALLQNYPNPFNPSTTISYNLPKQAMVEISVFNALGEKVATLVNELKEAGRYNVELNAAGYSSGIYFYQIKANDFVSVKKMILMK, via the coding sequence ATGAAAAAGTTATTCTTATTTACACTGTTGCTGATGTATTCTGTACTTTTAGTAGCACAGGATAAACCTAGTCCTGTTAGTCCATTTGATAATGGAAATATGTTTGCGAGAACTACTACCCAATCAAATGGAAATATGATTAGCGATGGAGCGGAATCAATTCTTGATGCCTTTACAACTGGTGGTAATAGACTTGTTGCAATGCAGAATCCTAACGGTGGTTGGGGTTGGCCTTTGACCGGTACGAGTGCCTTAAATACTATTGGACCAATTACAATGGGACTTGCTCAAGCATATCAACAAACAGGATTAAGTACTCATCGTACCGCATTATTAAATGCAGGTGCATTGTTATTAACTAAAACAAATAATTTTTCACCGTCTGATGGTTACCTTGCAGCAACCTTAGACAAAGTACTAGGTGTTACAACCTATACAACCCACGTAAAAACAAATTTCTATGACCAACTTGCAGCTGGAACGTATGACAAAAATGGACTAGGAACTCTTTATAACACTTCGGACTACATAAATCTTGTACGTACGAATAGAGCCGGTACACAAGCGAATATGGCCGCGTGGGATGTGGGAATGGGTTTGGTAGGTGCAGCAATGTGTGGTGCAAGCACTTCAGAGTGGATTGATGGTGTTAAGGCAGAAATTAATGAATTAGATGGTAACGCATGGTATGATGTAATAGGTTTAGCTGGTGCAGTCTACGGTCTTGCTTATGTAAATGAAGATTTCGATCCAACTGCTGGTTGGCATATTGCAGCAAGTAATATAAATGACTTAGCTGCTACTTTAGCAACTTATCAGATTGTTGGAGGTGGATTTACATGGAATCAAGCTTATGTAATTCCGGGTGACTTAAATGAATCTATTCAGGAAACAGCATATTCTATCCTTGCTCTTAATGAGGTTAATCGAACTTTATACTTAACAAATATAGAAGGTGCTGCTGATTATATGATGAGTGTCCAACTAGGTACTGGAGGATGGAGTAATGATCAATTTACAATAAGTGAAAATAATGAAGTTACAGGTGAAGCATTATGGGGTATTAGTGTCGCTTATCCTGCCCCAGTTTATAATTTAACTAAGGATGTATACTATCCAACAATTCAAGGTGCAATTAACGATGCAACGGCAGGAAATACTATTTCAGTTGCAGCAGGAACATATGCAGAAAACCTAATATTAAACAAATCAATTACTATTCTTGGGCCTAATGAACTAAACAGCCCGAATACTGATACACGTGTGTTAGAGGCAATTCTTAAACCTCAGATCGGTGGACATGCCATCTTGGCAAATGCAAATGATATGAATATTGTAATAAAAGGGATTACCATTGATATGGTAGATGCTGCTATAATTGATAATAGATTTGTAGAATTGATAAATCGAACTAATACATCATGGCTATTTGAAAATAATATTTTCACAAATGCTTACGAGTGTAATAATGGTAACTGGTATATCACCGGGAATACAAATCCTTTCTCTTTAACCTTAACTGATAATTTATTTGATAATAGTGCAGTTTCAAATGGAATATCATTGTGGAGTACGAATATCCAGACAATAAATATTCAAAATAACGTATGGCTTGATAATGGAGGCTGGGCAATGAACTTTAATAATGTTGTTGGTACAATTGCAAACAACACAATAAAGAATACTACTATATCAGGTCCAAATTGGTATGATGACCAAGCAGGTATTATTCTTGCCTCAGCCGGAAATAATGTTACCCTTAATAGCAATACCTTTGATCTGCTCTCTGCATCTGCAATAAATATCTACCCGAACTATGGAGGTACATTAACTGGCACCAGTAACGTATTCAAGAATATACAAGGCTCAGCAATTAAAGTTAGAAAAGAAGGTGAAATAACTGGTGATATTTCAAATGTTTCTTTCAATAATAATTCATTATTAAACAACACACTTAGTATTGAGAATCTTGCCCCAGGAATGTTCAATGCAGAAAACAATTGGTGGGGTACTGCTGTTGAATCTGAAATACAGGCCATGATTAGTGGACCAGTAGATTACGATCCGTGGATTGGAAAAGCTGAAACAATAAATATATCTCAAGCAACCCCGGTTGTTTATGATTTCCCTCTTGCTGGAGTCAAAATGGTATTTAACACTTTACCATCAGGTGGCGGCAATGTTACAGTATCAAGATATAATGAAGCACCGACACCTTTCCCAAGCGGTTATACTAATGTTGGGCTTTGGCTGGACATAACTTCAACAATGGCAAACTATTCTTTTAATGTAGATGTTTCCGTTGATGTATTCGGAATTCCTGGTTTTGATGCCTCAACTACAGTAATGTATTATAACTCTACAACCAGCAGCTGGTTGGCAGTTTCAGGTGGTACCTACCTAGCATCAGATCCATTGTTCGGTGGTCATCCTTCATTTTCATTTACTACCAATCACTTTACACCATTTACATTTATTAATACACCATCAACCGCATACAATGTTTACTTAAGCTCAAGTCCAACAGCTGCGGCAGGTATTATTTATCCTAATGATGCTTGGGGATTTACTAATGCATTATATGAACCTAATGATTGGGATTTTACTTCTCCAATAGAACTTTACATAGTTCCAGAAATTGGTTCAGTTTTCGCTGCCTCAGATATAACAATACAATGGGATAATACATTATTTAGTTATGCAGGTGTTGATAAAACTGGCGGAATTTATAATGGCGCTAATTTTCAGTTCTTGTATGATCAATTAGGTACTACTGATCAGGTGACTATAAATGCAAGCTCGCTTTTAACCAATAACTTTACTATTACTTCTGGTAACTATATAGCCAAATTAAATCTTAACATATTAAAGCCGGGATTCGGAGCAATCAGTTTTACAGCATTAGATTTTAGGGCTTATAATGGTGCAGGTGGTCAGCTTGGTGTATATGTAACAGGAAATAATGCACAGGTAAAATCCTATCTTGGTGACGTTTCCAGCATAGGTGGTCCATCAACGGGTGATGGTGTATTAGACATTATTGACCTAAATTTATGGGCAGGATCTTATTGGTCAGGTCCAGGTAATATGGCAAATTATAAAGTTAAGTATGATGTTGGTCCAACGAACACAAATACAGTTTATGGTATGCCTATAACTGATGGAAGAATTCAGTTTGAGGATTTAGTAATCTTCTCTATGAGTTATGGTTTAAGCCAAAATCACGTTTATCCAAAATTAAATGCACAGCCAACAGAACCAGTAGAGCTGAAGCTTGGAGATCCAATATTTGCAGGTAATCAAACAAGAGTTCCATTATTAGTTAGCGGCGGTGTTCAAAATGTTAGAGCTATGAACTTAACATTTGCTGGTAATTTTGGAAAACTTGTTAGTGTTGAAAAAGGTGAACTTCTAACATCAATATCAAACCCTGTTATGGTAATGAACAATGTTGAAGGAAACCAGGTATATGTAGATCTAGCAGTATTCGGTGCAAATGAATTTGGGATCAGTACTTCGGGTGAAGTATTAACATTAGTATTTGAAGGCAATACTGATATCAATATTAACAGTGCTAACGTCAGGAATATTCTTAATGGCGCAATGAAAGTTAGCTTCTCCGGTTCAGTCGAAACAATTCCAACTGAATTTGCTTTACTGCAGAACTATCCAAATCCATTTAACCCATCAACAACTATTAGTTACAATTTACCAAAACAAGCAATGGTAGAAATATCAGTGTTCAATGCTTTAGGTGAAAAAGTGGCAACATTAGTAAATGAGTTAAAGGAAGCTGGAAGATATAATGTTGAATTAAATGCAGCAGGATATTCATCAGGTATTTATTTCTATCAGATAAAAGCAAACGACTTTGTATCTGTTAAGAAAATGATTCTGATGAAATAA